One Oscillospiraceae bacterium genomic region harbors:
- the priA gene encoding primosomal protein N': MSLQIAQAAVDDATIHFDKLYSYCIPPRLNDKVWPGSMVLVPFGRGNKPRMAVVLSVAALPEDADTQKLKTLYDAAPAEARLTPDLLELVRFLKDRTFCTWFEAVKAVIPYGAQYRAAVENGRPVMQNRLSRSTERLYTLAGELPAKPKPGPRQLAAMEALSTGPKTARQLDEAGISKATLDTLCKKGVLTVAEQDKSLDLFADIPFDPQPLTLSEEQQKAFATLLPDLEDGKPHAALLHGVTGSGKTVVFLKLIERTLELGRRALVLVPEISLTPQMIRRLKSTFGSRLAVQHSALNNTERLLQWRMIQQGNADIVVGTRSAVFSPLQNLGLIIVDEEQEHTYQSESAPRYDAHDIAKKRAVMENALLVFASATPLTETYHAAQSGKLKLVTLTQRYGGCPLPSVDFIDMRAELTAGNPREVSRRLARELQENLDNGEQSILLLNRRGYRTIGMCTDCGHVLKCPNCSVPLVYHKPQQALMCHHCGQTVHPLPTLCPECGGKIHYSGFGTQRVEEELAELLPSARILRMDQDSTGKKNAHETMLAQFARHEYDILLGTQMVAKGLDFEKVTLVGVLGIDSLLFGQGFRAYESVFSLVTQVIGRGGRAALPGRALIQTTVPDHPVLQLAAAQDYEAYYREEITFRKFGLYPPFCAFCVIGFVGAQEGAVLIAAQRFGSLLAERAAQRPGLPLRILGPAPMNITMLNGKFRYKLTLKCRNDTAFRTLLRETLDAYAKEKLPQKASVIVDFNSDGDL; the protein is encoded by the coding sequence ATGAGTTTGCAGATTGCCCAGGCGGCGGTAGACGATGCGACGATCCACTTTGATAAGCTGTATTCCTACTGCATCCCGCCGCGGTTAAACGATAAAGTCTGGCCCGGCAGCATGGTGTTAGTGCCCTTTGGCCGGGGAAATAAGCCCCGGATGGCGGTGGTGCTCTCGGTAGCGGCGCTGCCGGAGGACGCCGACACCCAAAAGCTGAAAACGCTGTACGATGCCGCCCCGGCGGAAGCTCGGCTGACGCCGGATCTGCTGGAACTGGTGCGATTTTTGAAAGATCGCACCTTCTGTACCTGGTTCGAGGCCGTCAAGGCGGTTATCCCATACGGTGCCCAGTACCGTGCTGCCGTGGAAAACGGACGCCCCGTGATGCAGAACCGGCTGTCCCGCTCGACCGAGCGACTTTACACGCTGGCAGGGGAGCTGCCCGCCAAGCCGAAGCCTGGTCCGCGTCAGCTGGCGGCGATGGAAGCGCTGAGCACCGGCCCCAAGACAGCCCGCCAGCTGGATGAGGCGGGCATCTCCAAGGCAACGCTGGACACCCTTTGCAAAAAGGGCGTGCTCACGGTGGCCGAGCAGGATAAGTCGCTGGATCTTTTCGCGGACATTCCGTTCGACCCGCAGCCACTGACCCTCTCCGAAGAACAGCAGAAAGCCTTTGCGACGCTGCTGCCGGACTTGGAGGACGGCAAGCCCCACGCAGCGCTGCTGCACGGCGTGACCGGCAGCGGTAAAACGGTGGTATTTTTAAAGCTCATCGAACGCACGCTGGAACTGGGCCGCCGCGCCCTGGTGTTGGTGCCGGAGATCAGCTTAACACCGCAGATGATCCGCCGCTTAAAATCCACCTTTGGCAGCCGCCTGGCGGTACAGCACTCGGCACTCAACAACACCGAGCGGCTGCTCCAGTGGCGGATGATCCAGCAGGGAAATGCCGACATCGTGGTCGGCACCCGTAGTGCGGTCTTCTCGCCGCTGCAAAATTTAGGGCTTATCATCGTGGATGAGGAGCAGGAACATACCTACCAGAGTGAATCTGCCCCCCGCTACGATGCCCACGACATCGCCAAAAAGCGCGCTGTCATGGAAAACGCCCTGCTGGTCTTTGCCTCGGCCACACCGTTGACCGAGACCTACCACGCCGCCCAAAGCGGCAAACTGAAACTTGTTACCCTCACCCAGCGCTACGGCGGCTGCCCGCTGCCCAGCGTGGATTTCATCGATATGCGCGCCGAGCTGACGGCAGGCAACCCCCGGGAGGTCAGCCGCCGCCTGGCACGCGAGCTGCAGGAAAATCTCGATAATGGGGAACAGAGCATCCTGCTCTTAAATCGCCGGGGCTACCGCACCATCGGCATGTGCACCGATTGCGGCCACGTGCTGAAATGCCCCAACTGCAGTGTGCCGCTGGTCTACCACAAACCCCAGCAGGCGCTGATGTGCCACCACTGCGGCCAAACGGTGCATCCGCTGCCGACGCTCTGCCCCGAGTGCGGCGGCAAGATCCACTACAGCGGCTTCGGCACCCAGCGCGTTGAGGAAGAACTGGCGGAACTTCTGCCCAGCGCCCGCATTTTGCGGATGGACCAGGACTCTACCGGCAAAAAAAACGCCCACGAAACGATGCTGGCCCAGTTTGCCCGGCACGAGTACGACATCCTGCTTGGCACCCAGATGGTGGCCAAGGGGCTGGACTTTGAAAAAGTTACACTCGTCGGTGTGCTGGGCATCGACTCGCTGCTGTTCGGGCAGGGCTTCCGCGCCTACGAGAGCGTGTTCAGCCTGGTCACGCAGGTCATCGGCCGCGGCGGCCGCGCTGCACTGCCCGGCCGCGCGCTGATACAAACAACCGTGCCGGACCACCCCGTTTTACAGCTGGCCGCCGCCCAGGATTACGAGGCTTACTACCGCGAGGAAATCACCTTCCGTAAGTTTGGCCTGTATCCGCCGTTCTGCGCGTTTTGCGTTATTGGCTTTGTGGGGGCGCAGGAGGGGGCCGTGCTCATCGCGGCCCAGCGTTTCGGCTCGCTGTTGGCGGAACGTGCCGCCCAGCGCCCCGGCCTGCCGCTGCGCATCTTAGGCCCGGCCCCCATGAACATTACGATGCTGAACGGAAAATTCCGTTATAAGCTGACGTTGAAATGCCGCAACGATACTGCGTTCCGCACCCTTTTGCGTGAAACGTTGGATGCTTACGCCAAAGAAAAACTGCCGCAGAAAGCTTCCGTGATCGTGGATTTCAACTCCGACGGTGATTTATAA
- the gmk gene encoding guanylate kinase, with the protein MKGEKYLFVVSGPSGTGKDTVVASLLKKHPEIQHTVSATTRTPREGEKDGINYHFMTVADFEDHLAHDQIVEHTKYCENYYGTLRSEIEGRMALGIPVILVIEVEGAGNIKKMYPGATTIFVLPPDMEELERRLRNRGTENEETIQRRLKRAETEIANSVNYDEHVVNVEVDSCAESIYSIIQFKLKHGAAE; encoded by the coding sequence ATGAAAGGTGAAAAGTATCTGTTTGTTGTCTCTGGCCCGTCCGGCACCGGCAAGGACACCGTCGTGGCAAGCCTGCTGAAAAAACACCCGGAGATCCAGCACACCGTCTCCGCCACCACCCGCACCCCGCGTGAGGGCGAGAAGGACGGCATCAACTACCATTTCATGACGGTAGCTGATTTCGAGGATCATCTGGCCCATGACCAGATTGTCGAGCACACCAAATACTGCGAAAATTACTACGGTACCCTGCGCAGCGAGATTGAGGGCCGCATGGCACTGGGCATCCCGGTGATTCTGGTCATCGAGGTCGAAGGCGCAGGCAACATCAAAAAAATGTACCCCGGTGCCACCACAATCTTTGTGCTGCCCCCGGATATGGAAGAACTGGAGCGCCGCCTGCGCAACCGCGGCACGGAAAATGAGGAGACCATCCAGCGCCGCTTAAAGCGTGCCGAGACCGAGATTGCCAACTCCGTCAACTACGACGAGCATGTGGTCAATGTCGAGGTCGACAGCTGCGCTGAGAGCATCTACTCCATCATCCAGTTCAAGCTTAAGCACGGCGCTGCCGAATGA
- a CDS encoding DUF370 domain-containing protein, with amino-acid sequence MKLINIGFGNMVNADRVIGIVSPDSAPIKRMVQDAREKGALIDASYGRRTQAVLIMDSDHIILSGIPLESITGRFAQEEES; translated from the coding sequence ATGAAACTGATCAATATCGGCTTTGGCAATATGGTCAATGCAGACCGCGTCATTGGCATCGTCAGCCCGGATTCGGCACCTATCAAGCGCATGGTGCAGGATGCCCGCGAGAAGGGCGCTTTGATCGATGCTTCCTACGGCCGCAGGACCCAGGCGGTGCTTATCATGGACTCGGATCACATAATTTTGTCCGGCATCCCGCTGGAAAGTATTACCGGCCGCTTTGCCCAGGAAGAAGAAAGCTGA
- a CDS encoding YicC family protein: MVLSMTGYGRAGALLHGRDIKVELRSVNARFFEYSSRLPRSCAFLEDKLKKLVASRVSRGKVELSLSIQTVTAADTVVSVNWQLAEGYRAALNEMVERMDLKNDVSVGMLSRFPDVLTQTAAPTNEEELWQDVQSVAEKAVDAFVAMRAVEGEKLKEDVAGRLDTIETLVGQIEENSAGRVQAYSDKLYARLQELLGDRNIDESRLVTEAAIFADKTAIDEETVRLHSHVAQYREILTLDEPIGRKLDFLTQELNRESNTIGSKCQDVAITRLVVELKSEIEKIREQIQNIE, encoded by the coding sequence ATGGTTTTGAGCATGACAGGCTACGGCCGCGCCGGCGCACTGCTGCACGGGCGTGACATCAAGGTGGAACTGCGCAGCGTCAATGCGCGTTTCTTTGAGTATTCTTCCCGATTGCCGCGCTCCTGCGCGTTTCTGGAAGACAAGCTGAAAAAGCTGGTGGCTTCCAGGGTCAGCCGCGGCAAGGTGGAATTAAGCCTTTCCATCCAGACGGTCACAGCCGCCGATACCGTGGTGTCGGTCAACTGGCAGCTGGCCGAGGGCTACCGCGCCGCCCTGAACGAGATGGTGGAGCGGATGGACCTGAAAAACGATGTCTCCGTTGGTATGCTTTCGCGTTTCCCCGATGTGCTGACCCAGACTGCTGCCCCCACCAACGAGGAAGAACTCTGGCAAGATGTGCAGTCGGTGGCTGAAAAGGCCGTGGATGCCTTTGTGGCTATGCGCGCCGTCGAGGGCGAAAAGCTGAAAGAGGATGTGGCGGGCCGCCTCGATACCATCGAGACGCTGGTCGGCCAGATCGAGGAAAACAGCGCAGGCCGCGTGCAGGCTTACAGCGATAAGCTCTACGCCCGCCTGCAGGAACTGCTGGGCGACCGCAACATCGACGAAAGCCGCCTTGTTACTGAGGCTGCCATCTTTGCCGATAAGACCGCTATCGATGAGGAGACCGTCCGCCTGCACAGCCATGTGGCCCAGTACCGCGAGATCTTGACCCTGGATGAGCCCATCGGCCGCAAGCTGGACTTTTTGACCCAGGAGTTGAACCGTGAGTCTAACACCATCGGCTCCAAGTGCCAGGATGTAGCCATCACCCGCCTGGTGGTGGAGCTGAAATCCGAGATTGAGAAGATTCGCGAACAGATCCAGAACATTGAGTAA
- a CDS encoding enhanced serine sensitivity protein SseB — protein MPDQNQPKAPAFNPKLKDAIVALKAENNPKNLNAVLNELVRSPLLAPANFDLQGQSAPTPGPDGRVQLPPNTKINLIMVNSPEGKHYYLGFSDWDAVHAWQKNPEQGRQVIMLRFDDFANMVSKNPDASGIVINPGENSLRLEKPLIESVKKQKDEIAKALAQQRAAVTQIKPGDKVTIVEPSVLPDELADPICEVLAQAPGVGSAYLQIMIINDEAKSYLLVLDGPKDDKLFSAVAKAARPYLMGREKKIDLNITTSISPLGQQGMRGSEPFYRKGIGRIMDEDDDE, from the coding sequence ATGCCTGACCAGAATCAACCCAAAGCACCGGCGTTCAACCCGAAGCTGAAAGATGCCATCGTAGCGCTGAAAGCCGAAAACAACCCCAAAAACCTCAATGCCGTTCTCAACGAGCTGGTGCGCTCTCCGCTGCTGGCACCGGCCAACTTTGACCTGCAGGGTCAGTCTGCCCCTACGCCCGGCCCGGATGGCCGCGTGCAGCTGCCCCCCAACACCAAAATCAACCTCATCATGGTCAACAGCCCCGAGGGCAAACACTACTACCTGGGCTTCAGTGATTGGGACGCTGTACATGCATGGCAGAAGAACCCGGAGCAGGGCCGGCAGGTTATCATGCTGCGCTTTGATGACTTCGCCAATATGGTCTCGAAGAACCCAGATGCCTCCGGTATAGTCATCAACCCCGGCGAGAACAGCCTGCGCCTGGAGAAGCCACTGATCGAGTCCGTCAAAAAGCAGAAGGACGAAATCGCCAAGGCCCTGGCCCAGCAGCGCGCCGCTGTCACCCAGATCAAGCCGGGCGACAAGGTTACCATCGTGGAACCCAGCGTCCTGCCGGACGAGCTGGCCGACCCTATCTGCGAAGTGCTGGCTCAGGCTCCCGGCGTCGGCTCTGCCTACCTGCAGATCATGATCATCAACGATGAGGCCAAGAGCTACCTGCTGGTGCTGGACGGCCCCAAGGATGACAAGTTGTTTTCCGCCGTTGCCAAGGCAGCACGCCCCTATCTGATGGGCCGCGAGAAGAAGATCGACCTGAACATCACCACGTCCATCTCTCCGCTGGGGCAGCAGGGCATGCGCGGCAGTGAGCCGTTCTACCGCAAGGGCATCGGTCGCATCATGGACGAGGACGACGACGAATAA
- the radA gene encoding DNA repair protein RadA: MPKDKLKTIYVCNQCGETSPRWMGRCPSCGAWNTMTEDVVAEPTKSSSRAAAPVRVTGQTSLTPQKLKNISTTEEKSRIVTGISELDRVLGGGIVIGSVTLIGGEPGIGKSTILLQLCSEVSKTKNVLYVTGEESVRQIKLRAVRLNVPEDNISLVAESDVDEICGLIESMKPDLVVIDSIQTMRCTDISSSAGTVSQVKESSARFLNVAKTLEIPTFIVGHVNKDGAIAGPKVMEHIVDTVLYFEGDKTLPYRVLRAVKNRYGSTNEIGMFDMTGRGLAQIENPSQVMLEGRPLGISGTCVACVMEGTRPVLSEVQALATKTNFPSPRRTASGFDYNRMYLLLAVLEKRAGYNFSSQDVYVNIIGGLKLDETACDLPVCIAMASSFLDLPVGEKTIAIGEVGLGGEVRSVTHLETRLREAQRVGFDTAIVPKHNLKMIDPAQFPGLKLVGVSYLREAINTIKLK; the protein is encoded by the coding sequence ATGCCTAAAGATAAGCTGAAAACGATCTACGTCTGCAACCAGTGCGGCGAGACCAGCCCCCGGTGGATGGGCCGCTGCCCCTCCTGCGGGGCGTGGAATACGATGACCGAGGATGTAGTGGCGGAACCGACCAAAAGCAGTTCCCGCGCCGCAGCCCCCGTCCGCGTGACCGGTCAGACGAGCCTGACGCCCCAAAAGCTGAAAAACATCAGCACCACCGAGGAGAAAAGCCGCATCGTCACCGGCATCAGTGAGCTGGACCGCGTACTGGGCGGCGGCATCGTCATCGGCAGCGTTACGCTCATCGGCGGCGAGCCGGGCATCGGCAAATCCACGATTTTGCTGCAGCTTTGCAGCGAGGTCAGCAAAACCAAAAACGTGCTCTATGTTACGGGCGAGGAATCGGTGCGGCAGATCAAACTCCGCGCTGTGCGTCTGAACGTGCCTGAGGACAACATCTCGCTGGTGGCAGAAAGCGACGTGGACGAGATCTGCGGTCTGATCGAATCTATGAAGCCGGACCTCGTGGTCATCGACTCTATCCAGACGATGCGCTGCACCGATATTTCCTCTTCGGCTGGCACAGTCAGCCAGGTCAAGGAAAGCTCGGCCCGCTTTTTAAATGTAGCCAAAACGCTGGAAATTCCCACCTTCATCGTGGGCCACGTCAACAAGGATGGCGCCATCGCAGGCCCCAAAGTCATGGAGCATATCGTGGATACGGTGCTGTACTTTGAGGGCGACAAGACCCTGCCGTACCGCGTACTGCGCGCGGTCAAAAACCGCTATGGCTCCACCAACGAAATCGGTATGTTCGATATGACCGGCCGCGGCCTTGCCCAGATCGAGAACCCCTCCCAGGTCATGCTGGAGGGCCGTCCTCTGGGAATCAGCGGTACCTGCGTGGCCTGCGTGATGGAAGGCACCCGCCCGGTGCTCAGTGAAGTACAGGCGTTGGCCACCAAGACCAATTTTCCCAGCCCCCGGCGGACGGCCAGCGGCTTTGACTATAACCGCATGTACCTGCTGCTGGCGGTACTGGAAAAGCGCGCGGGGTATAACTTCTCCAGCCAGGACGTGTATGTTAACATCATTGGAGGCCTGAAGCTGGACGAGACCGCCTGCGACCTGCCGGTTTGTATTGCGATGGCATCCAGCTTTTTGGACCTGCCGGTGGGTGAAAAGACCATCGCTATCGGCGAAGTGGGCCTGGGCGGGGAAGTGCGCAGCGTGACGCACCTGGAGACCCGCCTGCGGGAAGCCCAGCGCGTGGGCTTTGATACAGCCATCGTACCCAAGCACAATTTAAAAATGATCGATCCGGCCCAGTTCCCGGGCCTCAAGCTGGTGGGCGTCTCCTACCTGCGTGAAGCGATCAACACGATAAAATTAAAGTGA
- the tyrS gene encoding tyrosine--tRNA ligase, with protein sequence MTIYDELKARGLIAQVTDEEEIKEVINNGKATFYIGFDCTADSLTAGHFMALTLMKRLQQAGNRPIALIGGGTTMIGDPSGRTDMRKMLTKEDIDHNAECFKRQMERFIEFGDGKAMMLNNADWLLNLNYIELLREVGPCFSVNNMLRAECYKQRMEKGLSFLEFNYMIMQSYDFYHLFQNYGCNMEFGGDDQWSNMLGGTELIRRKLGKDAYAMTITLLTDSQGKKMGKTAGNAVWLDPNKTSPFEFYQYWRNVGDADVLKCIRMLTFLPLEQIDEMDHWEGEQLNKAKEILAYELTKMVHGEEEAEKAQATARGLFSGDADHENMPATQLDASLVKDGTVGLLAAMVAAGLCGSNREARQLVQQGGVLVDGEKVTDPKAALTVEALNKGVVIKKGKKVYHKVTL encoded by the coding sequence ATGACGATTTACGACGAACTGAAAGCCCGCGGCCTGATCGCACAGGTTACGGACGAAGAAGAAATCAAAGAGGTAATCAACAACGGCAAGGCTACGTTCTACATCGGCTTTGACTGCACGGCCGACAGCCTGACCGCTGGCCACTTTATGGCCCTGACCCTGATGAAACGCCTGCAGCAGGCAGGCAACCGTCCCATCGCCCTGATCGGCGGCGGCACCACCATGATCGGTGACCCCTCCGGGCGTACCGATATGCGCAAAATGCTGACCAAAGAGGACATCGACCATAACGCCGAGTGCTTCAAGCGCCAGATGGAGCGCTTCATCGAGTTTGGCGACGGCAAGGCTATGATGCTGAATAACGCCGACTGGCTCCTGAACCTCAACTACATCGAGCTTCTGCGCGAAGTCGGTCCCTGCTTCAGCGTGAACAACATGCTGCGTGCTGAGTGCTACAAGCAGCGCATGGAGAAAGGCCTGTCCTTCCTCGAGTTCAACTACATGATCATGCAGAGCTACGACTTCTACCACCTGTTCCAGAATTACGGCTGCAACATGGAGTTCGGCGGTGACGACCAGTGGAGCAACATGCTGGGCGGCACCGAGCTGATTCGCCGTAAGCTGGGCAAGGACGCCTACGCCATGACCATCACCCTGCTGACCGACTCTCAGGGCAAGAAGATGGGCAAGACCGCCGGCAACGCTGTTTGGCTCGATCCCAACAAGACCAGCCCGTTTGAGTTCTACCAGTACTGGCGCAATGTCGGCGATGCAGATGTCCTCAAGTGCATCCGCATGCTGACCTTCCTGCCGCTGGAGCAGATCGATGAGATGGATCACTGGGAAGGTGAGCAGCTCAACAAGGCCAAGGAGATCCTGGCCTACGAGCTGACCAAGATGGTCCACGGCGAGGAAGAAGCCGAGAAGGCCCAGGCCACTGCCCGCGGCCTGTTCAGTGGTGATGCTGACCACGAGAACATGCCCGCCACCCAGCTGGATGCCTCCCTCGTTAAGGACGGCACCGTCGGTCTGCTGGCTGCCATGGTCGCCGCTGGCCTGTGCGGCTCGAACCGTGAGGCCCGCCAGCTGGTCCAGCAGGGTGGTGTTCTGGTGGATGGCGAGAAAGTCACCGACCCGAAGGCTGCCCTGACCGTCGAAGCGTTGAACAAGGGTGTTGTCATTAAAAAGGGTAAAAAGGTCTACCACAAAGTGACCCTATAA
- a CDS encoding M23 family metallopeptidase, whose product MWENAAPQSESQKPPPPRPACENGGDTLLWGQMLFCTVVLLVALAARMMGLPFYPELRRTFAQAMQPEQDFFLSTERYFSKFTEKAAAAIAQALPATSETARQPRRKPKPPANAREESYTPNFPLLFPLPGGSCTRTSGYGWRTDPMGGGGTDFHLGHDLAAATGTPVLAAADGVVRVAGKHASYGNYLRILHADGDETLYAHMQYLFVSTGAVVTAGQVLGVVGETGNATGPHLHFEILHKGLRYDPAQALQDAA is encoded by the coding sequence ATGTGGGAAAATGCCGCACCGCAAAGCGAAAGCCAGAAACCGCCGCCCCCGCGTCCAGCCTGTGAAAACGGGGGAGACACCCTGCTGTGGGGGCAGATGCTTTTTTGTACGGTGGTGCTGCTGGTGGCGCTGGCCGCGCGGATGATGGGCCTGCCGTTTTACCCGGAACTGCGCCGCACCTTTGCCCAGGCTATGCAGCCGGAGCAGGATTTTTTCCTGAGCACAGAGCGTTACTTCTCTAAATTTACAGAGAAAGCCGCCGCTGCTATCGCCCAGGCTCTGCCCGCAACGTCGGAAACAGCCCGCCAGCCCCGCCGCAAACCCAAGCCTCCCGCCAACGCGCGTGAGGAAAGTTACACGCCAAACTTCCCGCTGCTGTTCCCGCTGCCAGGCGGCTCCTGTACCCGTACCTCCGGTTACGGCTGGCGCACCGACCCCATGGGCGGTGGGGGAACGGACTTTCATTTGGGGCATGACCTGGCTGCTGCTACCGGCACGCCGGTGCTGGCCGCAGCAGACGGCGTAGTGCGTGTAGCGGGCAAGCATGCCAGCTATGGCAACTACCTGCGTATTTTGCACGCGGACGGTGACGAGACCCTTTACGCCCACATGCAGTATCTCTTCGTCAGCACTGGGGCGGTGGTCACGGCGGGGCAGGTGCTGGGCGTTGTGGGCGAGACCGGCAACGCCACCGGCCCGCACCTGCATTTTGAAATTTTGCACAAAGGGCTGCGCTATGACCCGGCACAGGCGTTGCAGGATGCGGCGTAA
- the ppk1 gene encoding polyphosphate kinase 1, whose product MEKSESIFINRELSWLDFDSRVLALAKEKTVPLGERLKFAAIFGSNMDEFFMVRVGSLYDQTLVKNNKTDNVTHMTAAEQIAAITPRVAELQAKCDKYFQHLVTALAQEGYRKVDFTKLSKQQEHFWKAYFQRELLPLLSPQIVDSRHPFPFLNNKDIYYMAQLRSKNDGVCYGIVPVSSQFERVLFIKDGEETCFAFVEELVAHYAATIFAGSSVQKQCLFRVTRNADITVDEGMMDHDIDFRDVMSDLLKKRRKLAAVRLQFWPDAPQEIVKFLREKLVVPADRCYAQTSPLDTGCLFKLAGRISGDGSHNAMFYPPAKPMQAPAGYDLYTEVRKHDVLLAYPYQSIRPFIRMLLRAAADPDVVSIKMTLYRMASDSQIVNALIAAAENGKEVVAMVELRARFDEQNNIDWSKQLEDAGCTVFYGFDDYKVHSKLTLITSRKDGKYKYLTQIGTGNYNEKTSELYTDLSFITTRQEIGEEASAVFNNMALQRLTSEADTMLVAPLRFKSVLLEEMDRQIALAMQGKPASMVLKNNSINDPQIIDKISEASCAGVRVDMIVRGICCVRAGVPGRTENVHIRSLVGRYLEHSRIYCFGSGENMRIYIASGDFLTRNTERRVEVGVRVDDPAIAKKLRGILDLQLRDTVNAREMQPDGTYTKVKPAPGQPPVDSQMAMFGYFQNGFEQAAEKSAPAVKPVAKRAAAAAQPAVRARKAAALRPAKTGLLQNLFGRNKK is encoded by the coding sequence TTGGAAAAGTCCGAGAGCATCTTTATCAACCGTGAGCTGAGCTGGCTGGACTTCGACAGCCGCGTGCTGGCGTTGGCCAAAGAAAAAACCGTGCCCCTGGGCGAGCGCCTAAAATTTGCCGCCATCTTCGGCAGCAATATGGACGAGTTCTTCATGGTCCGCGTCGGCTCGCTGTACGACCAGACGCTGGTGAAAAACAACAAGACCGATAACGTCACCCACATGACGGCGGCGGAGCAGATTGCTGCTATCACGCCCCGCGTGGCCGAGCTGCAGGCAAAGTGCGACAAATACTTCCAGCATCTTGTCACTGCTCTGGCGCAGGAGGGCTACCGCAAGGTGGACTTTACCAAGCTCAGCAAGCAGCAGGAGCATTTCTGGAAAGCTTATTTCCAGCGCGAGCTCCTGCCGCTGCTCAGCCCGCAGATCGTGGATTCCCGCCATCCGTTCCCGTTTTTGAACAACAAAGATATTTACTACATGGCTCAGCTGCGCAGCAAAAACGACGGCGTTTGCTACGGCATCGTGCCCGTCAGCAGCCAGTTTGAGCGCGTGCTTTTCATCAAGGACGGCGAGGAGACCTGCTTTGCCTTCGTGGAGGAGCTGGTCGCCCACTATGCCGCTACCATCTTTGCAGGCAGCAGCGTGCAGAAGCAGTGCCTCTTCCGCGTGACCCGCAATGCGGATATTACCGTGGACGAGGGCATGATGGACCACGACATAGACTTCCGCGATGTCATGAGCGACCTGCTGAAAAAGCGCCGCAAGCTGGCGGCTGTGCGCCTGCAGTTCTGGCCGGACGCTCCGCAGGAGATCGTCAAGTTCCTGCGGGAGAAGCTGGTCGTCCCGGCGGACCGCTGCTATGCCCAGACCTCGCCGCTGGATACCGGCTGCCTGTTCAAACTGGCTGGCCGCATCTCCGGCGACGGCAGCCACAACGCCATGTTCTACCCGCCGGCCAAGCCCATGCAGGCCCCGGCAGGGTACGACCTGTACACCGAGGTCCGCAAGCACGATGTGCTGCTGGCCTACCCGTACCAGAGCATCCGCCCGTTCATCCGCATGCTGCTGCGCGCTGCGGCGGACCCGGACGTCGTCTCCATTAAAATGACGCTGTACCGCATGGCCAGCGACTCTCAGATCGTCAATGCGCTGATTGCCGCTGCAGAAAACGGCAAGGAAGTCGTAGCCATGGTCGAGCTGCGCGCCCGCTTTGACGAGCAGAACAACATCGACTGGTCCAAACAACTGGAGGATGCCGGCTGCACGGTATTCTACGGCTTTGACGATTACAAGGTCCATTCCAAACTGACGCTCATCACCAGCCGCAAGGATGGCAAGTACAAATACTTGACACAGATCGGCACCGGCAACTATAACGAGAAAACCAGCGAGCTGTACACTGACCTGTCCTTCATTACCACCCGCCAGGAAATCGGCGAGGAAGCCAGCGCCGTGTTCAACAACATGGCCCTGCAGCGTCTGACCAGCGAGGCCGACACCATGCTGGTAGCGCCGCTGCGCTTCAAGAGTGTGCTGCTGGAGGAGATGGACCGACAGATTGCACTGGCCATGCAGGGCAAGCCTGCGTCGATGGTCCTCAAAAACAACTCCATCAACGACCCGCAGATCATTGATAAGATCAGCGAAGCCAGCTGCGCCGGGGTGCGTGTAGACATGATCGTCCGCGGCATCTGCTGTGTGCGCGCCGGTGTGCCCGGCCGCACCGAAAATGTGCACATCCGCAGCCTGGTGGGCCGTTATCTGGAACATTCCCGTATCTACTGCTTCGGCAGCGGCGAGAATATGCGCATCTACATCGCTTCCGGCGACTTCCTGACCCGCAACACCGAGCGCCGCGTCGAAGTCGGCGTGCGGGTGGACGACCCGGCTATCGCCAAAAAGCTGCGCGGCATTTTGGACTTGCAGCTGCGGGATACCGTCAACGCGCGGGAAATGCAGCCGGACGGTACCTACACCAAGGTCAAGCCCGCCCCGGGCCAGCCGCCGGTGGACAGCCAGATGGCCATGTTCGGCTATTTCCAGAACGGCTTTGAGCAGGCCGCCGAAAAGTCTGCCCCCGCCGTAAAGCCCGTGGCTAAACGTGCAGCCGCCGCAGCCCAACCCGCTGTGCGTGCCCGCAAGGCCGCCGCCCTGCGCCCGGCCAAAACCGGCCTTTTGCAAAATCTCTTTGGCCGTAACAAAAAGTAA